A region of the Amycolatopsis sp. cg13 genome:
GGGGAACCCTCACGTACTCAGATTCCCCCAGCGTTCCCCTCACGTACTTCCCCGCCGTCCGGACAGCGGATCAGAACACGAAGTAGCGCAGCCACAGGTACGGCGCGGCGACGAGCACGGTGATCAGCGTGACGACCGCGCCCTTCTTGGTGAATTCCCAGAACGAAATCGGCGCGCCCGCCCGGGCGGCGAGACCCAGCACCACGACGTTCGCACTGGCCCCGACGGCGGTCATATTTCCGCCGAAGTCCGCGCCGAGCGCCAGCGACCACCACAGCGCTTCGGAATGCGCGGGGTCCGGGATGTCGTGGGTGAGCGCGAGCACGAGCGGGCTCATCGTTGCCACGTAAGGGATGTTGTCGATGACGCCGGACAGCAGCGCGGACACCCCGAGGATCAGGAACACCGCCAGCAGCGCGTTCCCGCCGGTGGCGCCGGCGGCGAGCTTCGCGAGCCAGTCGATCACGCCGGTCTTGACCAGCGCTCCGATCATGATGAACAGGCCGGCGAAGAACAACAGCGTTTCCCATTCGACGCCGTCCAGGTACTGCTTCGGCGGTGTGCCCGAGAGCAGCACGAGCAAACCCGCGCCGAGCAGCGCGACCACCGACGGGTCCAGGTGCACCACCGAATGCAGCACGAACCCCGCGAACACCAGCAGCAGCACGGCACCGGATTTGATCAGCAGCTTCGGCTGCCGGATCGCTTCGCGTTCGTTGAGCGCCATGACGTCAGCGACCCGCTGCGGGTCGACAGTGAACGAACCGCGGAACAGCCACGGCAGCACCAGTCCCAGCACCACGAGTTCGATCGCGACGATCGGCGCGAGGTTGAGCAGGAAGTCGTTGAACGCCAAGCCCGAGCGGCTGCCGATGATGATGTTCGGCGGATCGCCGATCAGGGTCGCGGTGCCGCCGATGTTGGACGCGAGGACCTCGGCGATCAGGAACGGGACCGGGCTGATGTCGAGCCGGTCGCACACCAGCAGCGTCACCGGGGCGATGAGCAGGACCGTGGTCACGTTGTCCAGGAACGCCGAGGCGACCGCGGTGATCAGCACCAGCAGCAGCATGATCCGCAGCGGCGACCCCTTGGCGCGCTTGGCCGCCCAGATCGCGACGAACTCGAACACCCCGGTCCGGCGCAGGATCCCGACGATGATCATCATGCCGAGCAGCAGGAACAGCACGTTCCAGTCGACGCCGGTGTCCTCGGAGAAGAACGCGTCGGCCGACCCGCTCACCCCGGTCGCGAGCACCACGCCCGCCCCGGCCAGCGCGGCCGTCATCTTCGGGATTTTCTCGGTCGCGATGAAGACGTAAGCCACCACGAACACGACG
Encoded here:
- a CDS encoding ArsB/NhaD family transporter, translated to MSTVIAVVVFVVAYVFIATEKIPKMTAALAGAGVVLATGVSGSADAFFSEDTGVDWNVLFLLLGMMIIVGILRRTGVFEFVAIWAAKRAKGSPLRIMLLLVLITAVASAFLDNVTTVLLIAPVTLLVCDRLDISPVPFLIAEVLASNIGGTATLIGDPPNIIIGSRSGLAFNDFLLNLAPIVAIELVVLGLVLPWLFRGSFTVDPQRVADVMALNEREAIRQPKLLIKSGAVLLLVFAGFVLHSVVHLDPSVVALLGAGLLVLLSGTPPKQYLDGVEWETLLFFAGLFIMIGALVKTGVIDWLAKLAAGATGGNALLAVFLILGVSALLSGVIDNIPYVATMSPLVLALTHDIPDPAHSEALWWSLALGADFGGNMTAVGASANVVVLGLAARAGAPISFWEFTKKGAVVTLITVLVAAPYLWLRYFVF